From the Papaver somniferum cultivar HN1 chromosome 2, ASM357369v1, whole genome shotgun sequence genome, the window TAGAAGATATAAAAAAATCAATGCTGATGAAACTATGTTGGAAAATTCAAACTGGAGAAGAAGAATGAACCAAATTCTTTAAGGGAAAGTTTCAAGACAAGAATGAAAAATGGATAGAATATTACAAGAAATCCTGCATGTGGCCAGGAATTCAATGGGTATCTGCAGAGGTAACTGAGCATACTAGATGGCTGGTTGGTGATACTGATGTGTGGGTAAAAGAAAAAGCTTTAAAGGATATATTCCCTGACAACAATATTATGATACAAAATCAAGAACTGAAGGTAGCAGAACTGATAAAAGATGGAGAATGTCAGATTCCATCAAACTTTTTCCAGTTTTTTGCATCTACAGAACTTCCAGTTATTGATCATAAAGGAGACATGAGGATATGGAGTGCAACTTCATCTAGTAACTTCTCTGTAGATTCTGCTTATAATTGTATAAGGAAAAAATTTCAACCAGTGAATTGGGAAAAAACATTTTGGCACAAGAGTGTACATCCAAATGTCTCTAGTAATGTTTGGAAGATTTTGAGGGGAGTTGTTCCAACAGatgaaacaatgaagaagaagaaattccaGATAGCATCAAGATGCCCCTTCTGTAACAAAGAGGAGGAAAATCTAGAACATATTCTCTGGTTCTGTGATTTTAGTGAATACTTGGAGTTGGCTTGGTGGTATGTTTCAATTCACAAATCCTAGATATTTTAATGATATTCTCAAGTTCTCAAAACACAAGAGTCCAATAGTAAAAGAATTGTGGAGAGTAGCTGCTCTTACAACTTTAAGAGAGATATTGTTCTTGAAAAATAGAATAATTTATGAAAATGAACAACCAAATCTGAAAGCACTTAAACAGAATGTTATGCAGTTCACAAAAGAGTCTGAGGTTAGAACGAAAGAAAACATGTGGAATTCTCCTTATGATCTGCAAATTTTGAAATCATTTGATTTGAAGTGTAGAAGTGTG encodes:
- the LOC113350801 gene encoding uncharacterized protein LOC113350801 is translated as MWPGIQWVSAEVTEHTRWLVGDTDVWVKEKALKDIFPDNNIMIQNQELKVAELIKDGECQIPSNFFQFFASTELPVIDHKGDMRIWSATSSSNFSVDSAYNCIRKKFQPVNWEKTFWHKSVHPNVSSNVWKILRGVVPTDETMKKKKFQIASRCPFLNTWSWLGGMFQFTNPRYFNDILKFSKHKSPIVKELWRVAALTTLREILFLKNRIIYENEQPNLKALKQNVMQFTKESEVRTKENMWNSPYDLQILKSFDLKCRSVKSTRIREIYFFLPHPSFIMTCCDGASRGNPGDAGFGFICIQGIGEYIYAMAGGLGVATNFVAEVFAVLCAGEWAISKNFPKVCFQTDSQATITTFQSEQIPWWACTRWNKIKSTLQEWYFIHSYRETNFSADSMAKKKELEWLREKKEVIFPNHILSKQWKYQKRPITDLTKFSYCLAYFQCIKKSHVNSMGLFL